The following coding sequences lie in one Musa acuminata AAA Group cultivar baxijiao chromosome BXJ3-1, Cavendish_Baxijiao_AAA, whole genome shotgun sequence genomic window:
- the LOC135628483 gene encoding aspartic proteinase oryzasin-1-like, producing the protein METGRGCLAIPLLLSILLLPLGFPTTGAADALIRIGLRKKPLGENGRIAARLLDKEGKDLMARRHGLRGGVGSNEEDEDIVSLKNYLNAQYFGEIGIGSPAQKFTVIFDTGSSNLWIPSSKCILSVACYFHSKYKSTASSTYQKNGKSAEIHYGSGSISGFFSEDHVTIGNLIVKNQDFIEATSEPSVTFLVAKFDGILGLGFQEISVGDAVPVWYNMVNQGLIKDPVFSFWFNRNAEEGEGGEIVFGGADPNHYKGEHVYVPVSQKGYWQFNMGDLFIGDEATGLCSGGCAVIADSGTSLIAGPTAAIAEINNRIGVSGVVSQECKAVVAQYGQRIFEMLISQTQPTKMCSQIGLCASDGTGAVSIAIESVVSENKDVSSSLHNDAMCNACEMALVWMQNQLSQNQTQEEMLNHINELCERLPSPMGESSVDCAAIPSMPSVSFTIGDRIFELQPEQYILKVGEGAEEQCISGFTALDVPPPRGPLWILGDVFMGVYHTVFDYGNSRVGFAQAA; encoded by the exons ATGGAGACTGGCCGTGGATGTCTCGCGATTCCTCTCCTCCTTTCGATCCTCTTGCTTCCTTTGGGATTCCCGACCACTGGTGCCGCCGATGCTTTGATTCGGATAGGTCTGAGGAAGAAACCGTTGGGTGAGAATGGCCGGATCGCAGCCCGGCTTTTGGATAAGGAGGGGAAGGATTTGATGGCCCGGAGGCACGGATTGAGAGGTGGTGTTGGGAGTAATGAGGAAGATGAAGATATTGTTTCCCTCAAGAACTATTTGAACGCTCAGTACTTTGGGGAGATTGGCATCGGTTCCCCTGCGCAGAAGTTCACCGTGATTTTTGATACGGGTAGCTCGAATCTGTGGATTCCTTCTTCTAAGTGCATCCTCTCG GTCGCTTGCTATTTCCATTCGAAGTACAAGTCAACCGCATCCAGCACATACCAGAAGAATG GAAAGTCTGCAGAAATCCACTATGGATCTGGATCAATTTCTGGTTTCTTTAGTGAAGATCATGTCACCATCGGTAACCTAATTGTTAAAAATCAG GATTTTATTGAAGCCACTAGTGAACCAAGTGTCACATTCCTGGTTGCCAAGTTTGATGGGATTCTAGGACTTGGATTTCAGGAAATATCAGTTGGGGATGCTGTACCTGTGTG GTATAATATGGTCAACCAAGGACTTATCAAAGATCCTGTTTTTTCATTCTGGTTTAACCGAAATGCTGAGGAAGGGGAGGGAGGTGAAATTGTTTTTGGAGGAGCTGATCCAAACCACTATAAGGGTGAACATGTATATGTCCCTGTTTCTCAGAAAGGTTACTGGCAG TTCAACATGGGAGATTTGTTTATTGGTGATGAAGCTACTG GCTTATGTTCTGGTGGGTGTGCGGTAATTGCAGATTCTGGAACTTCTTTGATTGCCGGGCCAACG GCTGCTATTGCAGAAATTAATAACAGAATCGGAGTTTCTGGTGTTGTTTCTCAAGAATGCAAAGCAGTAGTTGCTCAATATGGGCAACGAATTTTTGAAATGTTGATATCACAG ACACAACCTACCAAAATGTGCTCTCAGATTGGTCTATGTGCTTCTGATGGAACTGGCGCCGTTAG TATTGCCATTGAGAGCGTAGTCAGTGAAAACAAGGATGTTTCATCTAGTCTGCACAATGATGCTATGTGCAATGCTTGTGAAATGGCACTTGTGTGGATGCAGAATCAGCTAAGCCAGAACCAGACACAGGAGGAAATGTTGAATCACATCAACGAG CTATGCGAACGGCTGCCCAGCCCCATGGGAGAATCATCTGTGGACTGTGCTGCCATACCTTCCATGCCTAGTGTCTCTTTCACCATTGGTGATAGGATATTCGAGCTTCAACCAGAGCAG TACATTCTCAAGGTTGGTGAGGGAGCTGAAGAACAGTGCATCAGTGGGTTCACAGCTTTGGATGTTCCACCACCACGAGGCCCTCTCTG GATATTGGGAGATGTATTCATGGGAGTCTATCATACTGTGTTTGACTATGGCAACTCGAGAGTTGGCTTCGCACAAGCAGCTTAG